The Asticcacaulis sp. EMRT-3 region AAGACTGGTTTTTCGAAGAGGTGCCGCACGCCACCGACCTGTCCTTCGTCAATCCGGCGGCGAAAGACCCGGCCAATCAGACGTTCGGCTGGGTGAAGACGGAATCGCTCGATCAGTATCCGCAAACCGACCATACCGGCCCGTGGCGCATCTATGGTAATGGCCGCGCCACCACATGGACGGTGAGGTTCAACCTGCCGCAGGATGAACACGGCACGGCCTATTTGCGCGTGGCGCTGGCGGGCGAGGACGGCATGGACGGCCAGTTGCCGGTAGCGGTCAATGACCAGAGCATAGGGGCCATCGGTGACGGCAGCTCGCCGGACAATGCCCGTATGCTGCAAACCAACGCCATCCGCTACAATACCGACCGCGGGCTTTGGCAGCAGCGCACGCTCAGCTTCGATGCCGCAAGGCTGAAAAAGGGCTGGAACACAATGAGCTTCACCGTACCGGCGGGCAGCCTGCAAAGCGGCGTGGTCTGGGACTATCTGCGCCTCGAACTGGCCGATGCGCCTTCTCAGCCCTGATCAGGTATGAGCTGAGAAGGCTCTGGGCGGCGGCGGACGGAAAACGCGGCTGGTTCAGGCTGCGCATCAAGCCGCAAAGGTGCAGCCTAGAGCAACGAGCGTTTAATTTGACTTACAAATTGAATGCGAGATGCGGAAAAACGTAAAATGTAGAGTGGGTTGCATGCCTTTGACCGATTCAGTCAGAAGGCAAACCGCTCTAGATGAGGCCATTTCATGCGCCTTTTCAGCATAAATACCCTTCGCAAATTTACCGGTTTCGCGCTAAACAGCTTCTCATGTCCGATATCGCCACCTCCTCCTTCGGTTTCCGCGACGTTGACGCCCGCGAGAAAGTCGCGCTCGTCCACGGCGTGTTCCGCAATGTCGCGCCCAGCTACGACCTGATGAATGATGTCATGTCGGGCGGCATCCACCATCTGTGGAAGGACGCCGCCTGCGCGCGCCTCAATCCGCAGCCGGGTGAAATCATCGTCGATTGCGCCGGCGGCACCGGCGACATTGCCCGCCGTCTGGCCAAACTGGCGCGGCGCGCCAAGGCCCGACGTGAGGCGCGCGGTCATGCGGCGAAAGACGTCGAAATCCGCATCATCGATTATAATGAAGCGATGATCATGGCCGGGCGCGAGAAATCGGCCCGCCTGCGCCACGACGAACACGAAATTTCGTGGTCGGTCGGCGATGCGATGAATCTGGCCCTGCCCGGTGATGCGATCGACGCCTATATCATCTCGTTCGGCATCCGCAATGTCGCCGATGTGCAGGTGGCGCTGAATGAAGCTTACCGCGTGCTGAAGCCGGGCGGGCGCTTCTTCTGCCTCGAATTTTCGCACCCCACCTCATCCGTGGTCAGCAGGATTTACGAAGCCTACAGCTTCAAAATCATCCCCTTTATGGGCGAACTGGTGGCGAAAGACCGCGACAGCTATCAATATCTGGTCGAAAGTATCCAGCGCTTCCCCGATCAGGACAGCTTCAAGGCCATGATGGCCAAGGCCGGTTTCAAGCGCTGTTCATACACCAATTTCTCCGGCGGGGTTTGCGCCCTGCACGAAGGCTGGAAATAGGGCGGCATTGGATGGCGTCACCCGGTTCATGGCTGCGCATGATGCGCGCGGGATTCGTTCTGCTGCGTTATGACGCGCTGATTCCGAAAGAGGCCTCGCACCACCTGCCT contains the following coding sequences:
- a CDS encoding class I SAM-dependent methyltransferase, which codes for MSDIATSSFGFRDVDAREKVALVHGVFRNVAPSYDLMNDVMSGGIHHLWKDAACARLNPQPGEIIVDCAGGTGDIARRLAKLARRAKARREARGHAAKDVEIRIIDYNEAMIMAGREKSARLRHDEHEISWSVGDAMNLALPGDAIDAYIISFGIRNVADVQVALNEAYRVLKPGGRFFCLEFSHPTSSVVSRIYEAYSFKIIPFMGELVAKDRDSYQYLVESIQRFPDQDSFKAMMAKAGFKRCSYTNFSGGVCALHEGWK